In the Flavobacteriales bacterium genome, one interval contains:
- a CDS encoding acyl-CoA dehydrogenase encodes MNFELNEEQIAVRDAARDFAQNVLKPTVIERDEHQRFAADEVKQLAELGFLGMMVDPKYGGSGMDTVSYVLAMEELSKIDASTSVLVSVNNSLVCWGLEAYGTEEQKQKYLTPLAKGEKIGAFCLSEPEAGSDATSQRTTAEDKGDYYLLNGTKNWITNGGVASTYLVIAQTDRDKGHRGINAFIVEKEMEGFVVGAKEDKLGIRGSDTHTLMFNDVKVPKENRIGEDGFGFKFAMKTLSGGRIGIAAQALGIAAGAYELSLEYSKERKAFGKEIHKHQAIAFKLADMATEIEAARLLCMKAAVLKDEGKDYALASSMAKVFASEVAMKTTVEAVQVHGGYGFVKEYHVERLMRDAKITQIYEGTSEIQRVVISRSILRD; translated from the coding sequence AACATCAACGCTTCGCGGCCGATGAGGTGAAACAGTTGGCAGAACTCGGGTTCTTAGGAATGATGGTCGACCCGAAATATGGAGGTAGCGGTATGGATACCGTCTCTTACGTCTTGGCCATGGAAGAGCTTTCAAAAATAGACGCCTCCACCTCTGTGCTGGTCTCGGTCAACAATTCTTTGGTGTGCTGGGGTCTAGAAGCATACGGGACGGAAGAGCAGAAGCAGAAATACCTGACTCCACTGGCCAAAGGAGAGAAGATAGGAGCATTTTGCCTGAGTGAACCTGAAGCCGGATCGGATGCGACCTCACAACGTACCACCGCTGAGGATAAGGGCGACTACTATCTTTTGAATGGGACAAAGAATTGGATCACCAATGGGGGTGTCGCCTCCACCTATCTCGTGATCGCTCAGACCGATAGGGATAAAGGACATCGAGGAATCAATGCCTTCATCGTGGAGAAGGAGATGGAAGGATTCGTGGTCGGGGCTAAGGAAGATAAGTTGGGCATACGAGGATCTGACACACATACTCTCATGTTCAATGATGTCAAAGTCCCAAAGGAGAACCGCATCGGTGAGGATGGATTCGGATTCAAATTCGCTATGAAGACCTTGAGTGGTGGGCGTATAGGGATTGCCGCTCAAGCTCTGGGAATCGCAGCGGGAGCCTACGAACTCTCTTTGGAATACTCTAAAGAAAGGAAGGCCTTTGGCAAGGAGATCCACAAGCATCAGGCAATCGCCTTCAAGCTAGCTGATATGGCTACTGAGATCGAAGCCGCTCGACTGCTCTGTATGAAAGCAGCCGTTTTGAAGGACGAAGGCAAGGACTACGCGCTTGCCAGTTCTATGGCCAAAGTATTTGCTTCAGAAGTAGCTATGAAGACCACCGTAGAGGCCGTTCAGGTGCACGGGGGATATGGATTCGTGAAAGAATATCATGTGGAGCGTCTGATGCGTGACGCTAAGATCACGCAGATCTATGAAGGCACCTCCGAGATACAGCGGGTGGTGATCAGCCGTAGCATACTCAGGGACTAA